The Erythrobacter insulae genome window below encodes:
- a CDS encoding alginate export family protein has product MRHTLHFIVLTTALTSAAPAFAGPLDPVAVGEGVTLDPILDVLFRVETADQPTFEENATSVTVRARAGAELKKGGFSILAEAEGTGALVDDFNDTIPSNGIEPFPVIADPNSFDLNRLQLAYNGDSFGVTVGRQRIILDDQRFVGNVGWRQNEQTFDAVRGTAKFGPVSLDATYAISQRTIFGSESPNRFFDGDFIFLNGKVDLKAVNAIAYSYTVDYDTRLAFSSQTLGGEASGTIPAGPLKIKLRAGLATQSDAGDNPVGYTAGYKVGEVTVTEGGWTIRAQYEELGSDNGVAAFQTPLSTAHKFNGFADLFLVTPATGLRDTNIRVGKKITIAGLTTFNAFVGFHQFDSDFGGIDYGTEIDGVVTFKAGPVAILAKLGDYRANDFGVDTTRFTLQAGISF; this is encoded by the coding sequence ATGCGCCACACACTTCATTTTATCGTTCTGACCACTGCTCTTACGTCGGCTGCGCCGGCTTTCGCCGGACCGCTTGACCCGGTTGCGGTCGGCGAAGGCGTGACGCTTGATCCAATATTGGACGTGCTTTTTCGGGTTGAGACAGCGGACCAGCCGACTTTTGAGGAAAATGCGACTTCAGTGACCGTCCGCGCACGGGCAGGTGCAGAGTTAAAAAAGGGCGGCTTCTCTATCCTGGCTGAGGCAGAAGGCACTGGTGCGCTTGTCGATGACTTCAACGACACAATTCCAAGCAACGGGATCGAACCTTTCCCAGTGATTGCTGACCCAAATAGCTTTGACCTTAACCGTCTCCAACTCGCCTATAACGGCGACAGTTTTGGTGTCACAGTTGGCCGGCAGCGGATTATTCTAGATGATCAGCGCTTCGTTGGTAATGTTGGCTGGCGCCAGAATGAGCAGACCTTCGATGCAGTGCGCGGCACCGCAAAATTCGGGCCGGTTTCACTTGATGCAACATATGCCATCTCGCAGCGGACAATTTTTGGCAGTGAAAGCCCGAACCGGTTTTTCGACGGCGATTTCATCTTCCTCAACGGGAAAGTAGACTTAAAGGCTGTCAACGCCATCGCCTACTCATACACGGTTGATTATGACACCCGCCTCGCTTTCTCCAGCCAGACATTGGGCGGCGAGGCTTCGGGCACCATCCCGGCAGGACCATTGAAGATTAAGCTCAGAGCTGGGCTCGCAACTCAGTCTGACGCGGGCGACAATCCGGTTGGCTACACCGCGGGTTATAAGGTCGGCGAGGTCACTGTCACTGAAGGTGGTTGGACCATCCGCGCCCAATATGAAGAATTGGGCAGCGATAACGGTGTCGCCGCATTCCAGACGCCTCTTTCAACCGCGCATAAATTCAACGGTTTTGCTGATCTGTTTTTGGTGACCCCAGCCACTGGCCTGCGAGACACCAACATTCGTGTTGGGAAGAAAATCACGATCGCTGGACTGACTACGTTCAACGCCTTTGTTGGCTTTCATCAGTTCGATAGCGATTTCGGCGGGATCGACTACGGCACTGAAATTGATGGCGTCGTGACCTTCAAGGCCGGTCCAGTGGCCATTTTGGCGAAGCTGGGTGATTACCGCGCTAACGATTTCGGCGTCGACACCACCCGCTTCACTTTGCAGGCTGGGATCAGTTTTTGA
- the nirB gene encoding nitrite reductase large subunit NirB encodes MNAQSTINASGRMAGKERLVVIGNGMAGCRAVEEILAACPDRFAITIFGAEPRVNYNRIMLSSVLAGERSFDEIVVNSEDWYTDNAIKLIAGDPVVHIDREAQQVVSRGGVIESFDKLLIATGSDPFVIPVPGKDLGGVVTFRDLDDVEAMLAAANTSKQAVVIGGGLLGLEAAHGLSLRGMEVTVLHLMPTLMERQLDEAAGFLLKSELEGRGMTILTGADTGEIVEADGKVAGVKLKDGTEIEADLVVMAVGIRPNGTLAKASGINVERGIVVDDHMVTSDPNILAVGECVQHRGACYGLVAPLWDMCRSLAARLAEQPKGYKGSVTSTKLKVSGVDLFSAGDFSGGEDCEDIVMRDASRGIYKRVVVKDNKVIGAVLYGDTQDGNWYFDLLKKEEDVSEIREALIFGQAFASGGVSLDPKAAVAALSDDAEICGCNGVSKAQVVGCINNGANSVDAVRSTCKASASCGSCTSLVESLLALTLGDEVEESANTMCGCTSFGHDHVREAIVEREFKSIPEVMQELHWSTPDGCSKCRPALNYYLLCAWPGEYIDDQKSRFVNERLHANIQKDGTYSVVPRMWGGVTNPRELRAIADVTEKYNARMVKVTGGQRLDIFGIKKEDLPAVWADLNAAGMVSGHAYGKSLRTVKTCVGSEWCRFGTQDSTGLGIKLEQMSWGSWMPHKFKMAVSGCPRNCAEATIKDFGVICVDSGYEIHIGGNGGIKVRVTDLIGRVETEEEALELSAAFIQLYREDAWYLERTAPWVERKGLEWVKSQLFDDPATVPALAERFRHSQSFSQDDPWAQRAAGERSDLHSHVGSIGAGPPTDGAIKQVEPAE; translated from the coding sequence ATGAACGCGCAGAGCACTATAAACGCATCGGGCAGAATGGCCGGTAAAGAACGGCTGGTGGTGATCGGCAATGGTATGGCCGGATGCCGTGCCGTTGAGGAAATCCTTGCAGCTTGCCCGGATCGCTTTGCCATTACGATTTTCGGCGCAGAGCCTCGCGTAAATTACAACCGCATCATGCTCTCCTCGGTTCTGGCAGGCGAGAGGAGCTTCGATGAGATCGTCGTTAACTCCGAGGATTGGTACACAGACAATGCCATCAAGCTAATCGCAGGCGATCCCGTGGTCCATATCGACCGGGAAGCACAGCAAGTCGTATCGCGCGGCGGGGTTATAGAGAGCTTTGACAAACTGTTGATCGCAACCGGCTCTGATCCGTTCGTCATTCCAGTGCCCGGCAAGGATTTGGGCGGCGTCGTCACGTTCCGCGATCTTGATGATGTTGAAGCAATGCTGGCTGCGGCCAATACCAGCAAGCAAGCCGTCGTGATCGGCGGCGGACTGCTGGGGCTTGAGGCAGCGCATGGGCTATCCCTGCGCGGCATGGAAGTGACTGTTTTGCACCTGATGCCGACCTTGATGGAGCGGCAGCTTGATGAAGCGGCAGGCTTCTTGCTCAAATCAGAGCTGGAAGGCCGGGGCATGACCATCCTTACCGGCGCGGACACAGGTGAAATCGTCGAAGCGGATGGCAAGGTGGCCGGCGTCAAGCTTAAAGACGGCACTGAGATTGAGGCTGATCTGGTTGTCATGGCGGTTGGCATCCGGCCCAATGGCACCTTGGCAAAAGCATCAGGTATCAACGTTGAGCGCGGCATTGTGGTCGATGACCATATGGTCACATCAGACCCAAACATCCTTGCTGTGGGCGAATGCGTTCAACATCGCGGTGCCTGCTACGGTCTTGTCGCGCCACTTTGGGATATGTGCCGCTCACTGGCGGCCAGATTGGCCGAACAGCCCAAGGGATATAAGGGGTCCGTGACCTCGACCAAGCTTAAAGTCTCCGGCGTTGACCTGTTCTCAGCAGGTGACTTTTCCGGCGGTGAGGACTGCGAAGATATCGTGATGCGCGATGCCTCTCGCGGGATCTACAAACGGGTTGTTGTCAAAGACAACAAAGTCATCGGCGCCGTTCTTTACGGCGACACCCAAGACGGCAATTGGTATTTTGACCTCCTCAAGAAAGAGGAAGACGTCTCCGAAATCCGTGAGGCGTTGATCTTTGGTCAGGCTTTTGCGTCAGGCGGCGTATCGCTGGACCCTAAAGCCGCCGTTGCAGCATTGTCCGACGACGCAGAAATCTGCGGCTGCAACGGCGTATCAAAAGCTCAGGTCGTCGGATGCATCAATAATGGCGCAAACAGCGTCGATGCTGTGCGCTCCACATGCAAGGCGTCTGCCAGCTGCGGATCATGCACCAGCCTGGTCGAGAGCTTGCTCGCACTAACACTGGGTGACGAGGTTGAGGAAAGCGCTAACACGATGTGCGGCTGCACTTCGTTTGGTCACGATCATGTTCGCGAAGCCATTGTCGAACGCGAGTTCAAATCAATCCCAGAAGTTATGCAGGAACTGCACTGGTCGACGCCTGATGGCTGCTCCAAATGTCGCCCTGCGCTCAATTACTACCTGCTTTGCGCATGGCCGGGCGAATATATTGACGATCAGAAAAGCCGCTTCGTCAATGAGCGGCTCCATGCCAATATCCAGAAGGATGGCACTTATTCGGTTGTCCCGCGCATGTGGGGTGGTGTTACCAATCCGCGTGAGCTGCGCGCGATTGCCGATGTGACCGAGAAATACAATGCGCGCATGGTGAAGGTCACCGGCGGGCAGAGACTAGACATCTTCGGCATCAAGAAGGAAGACCTGCCTGCCGTTTGGGCCGATCTCAATGCCGCTGGCATGGTGTCAGGCCACGCTTACGGCAAGTCGCTTCGCACGGTCAAAACTTGCGTGGGGTCCGAATGGTGCCGATTTGGAACGCAGGATTCCACCGGGCTTGGGATCAAGCTGGAACAGATGAGCTGGGGCAGTTGGATGCCGCATAAGTTCAAAATGGCTGTGTCTGGTTGTCCAAGAAACTGTGCCGAGGCGACGATCAAAGACTTTGGCGTGATCTGTGTCGATTCTGGTTATGAAATCCATATCGGCGGTAATGGCGGCATCAAGGTGCGCGTCACCGACCTGATTGGGCGCGTCGAAACCGAAGAGGAAGCGCTTGAGCTCTCCGCTGCCTTTATCCAGCTTTACCGCGAAGATGCATGGTATCTGGAACGCACCGCGCCTTGGGTGGAGCGCAAGGGTCTGGAATGGGTGAAATCGCAATTGTTCGATGATCCTGCGACCGTACCCGCGCTGGCCGAACGTTTCCGCCATTCGCAAAGCTTCAGCCAGGACGATCCCTGGGCGCAGCGTGCGGCTGGTGAGCGCTCTGACCTACACAGCCACGTCGGCAGTATTGGTGCAGGCCCGCCCACCGATGGCGCGATCAAGCAAGTGGAGCCTGCGGAATGA
- the nirD gene encoding nitrite reductase small subunit NirD, which translates to MNAPDWVSVCSKNAIEPGMAGTVPVDGGPEIAVFHTIGGDFYALVNSCPHKGGPLSQGIVHGDSVSCPLHNWRISLRSGEALGDDEGCTPTIPLKVEDELIWLDRAVILAEQRA; encoded by the coding sequence ATGAACGCGCCGGATTGGGTGAGCGTTTGCTCCAAAAACGCAATTGAGCCGGGTATGGCAGGCACTGTGCCAGTTGATGGCGGACCGGAGATCGCGGTCTTTCATACGATCGGCGGAGATTTTTACGCGCTCGTCAATTCCTGTCCGCATAAAGGTGGCCCGCTAAGCCAAGGCATTGTCCATGGCGACAGCGTTTCGTGTCCCTTGCACAATTGGCGCATTTCACTCCGCTCCGGCGAAGCTCTGGGTGACGATGAAGGCTGTACGCCGACCATTCCGCTTAAGGTCGAAGACGAGCTGATCTGGCTTGATCGGGCGGTGATATTGGCCGAGCAAAGGGCCTGA
- a CDS encoding nitrate reductase, translating to MRAIKTTCAYCGVGCGIRAVVTGERSVKIEGDKAHPANRGSLCSKGTHLGETVGLEGRLLHPMIDGERATWEKATADIAARMQACIDEHGPDSVAFYVSGQLLTEDYYVANKLMKGFVGSGNIDTNSRLCMASAVAAHNRAFGEDIVPLTYGDLDHADVILLVGSNTAWCHPVIWQRIERAREANGTKLVVIDPRRTETAERADLHIPVKPDGDVALFNALLAAQDVDYAEVAARCELPEGFVESRTREHGIESQLFAELASMVASSERLITVFSQGANQSRSGTDKGNAIINLHLATGQINRRGAGPFSITGQPNAMGGREVGGLANMLACHLGFGEQERASVAEFWKTDRLCCGPGLKAIDMFEAIHSDKIKFLWVMATNPAVSLPNAGRVREALAKCPTVVVSDVMADTDTGRFAHILLPALGWGEKDGTVTNSERMVSRQRALFAAPGEACADWQIVRDVAHAMGHGAAFDFPTNASVFREYAAMTQLSVEFGQKLNMTAWSHRSDAQYEAMEPFRWGGDYPLASGASTPSGKPRLIAVTPPLIKAFEKERPFRLNTARYRDQWHTMTRTGHSPKLAIHRREPLVEIHSKDAQALEINDGDLCRVSTEQGESIFRAAVTKSVQPGALCIPMHWTDIMAGSGRTGRLASPQTDPISGQPGFKDEPANLKRLQVERRGFLVSRDPLDASLADYWVQSRVSGGWLYELACFAQTDLAKLLPEGAVSEVSFARAGMQRVAVYDNKGALMAALFSTRAGDLPKREWVAAQLGKRVEDPVALLAARPRGAIVDQGPVVCVCHEVGQHEIERAIVDGAQSLPAIGQCTRAGTNCGSCRPELARMIESLTENLKEAAE from the coding sequence ATGAGAGCGATCAAGACTACTTGTGCGTATTGCGGTGTCGGATGCGGCATTCGCGCTGTGGTAACAGGGGAACGGTCGGTCAAGATTGAAGGCGACAAGGCGCATCCCGCCAATCGCGGCTCGCTTTGCTCAAAAGGCACGCATCTTGGGGAAACGGTTGGGCTGGAAGGGCGGCTGCTGCATCCCATGATTGATGGTGAGCGCGCCACTTGGGAAAAGGCGACCGCCGACATCGCCGCTCGCATGCAGGCCTGCATTGATGAACATGGCCCAGATAGCGTTGCGTTTTATGTCTCTGGGCAATTGCTTACCGAAGACTACTACGTCGCAAACAAGCTGATGAAGGGCTTTGTTGGCAGCGGCAATATCGACACCAATTCCCGGCTTTGCATGGCGAGCGCAGTGGCAGCGCATAACCGTGCATTTGGCGAGGATATTGTGCCTCTCACTTATGGTGATCTCGACCATGCCGATGTGATCTTGCTCGTGGGCTCAAACACGGCCTGGTGCCACCCGGTGATCTGGCAGCGGATTGAGCGCGCACGCGAGGCCAACGGGACAAAGCTCGTTGTGATCGACCCTCGCCGGACAGAAACGGCTGAACGCGCAGACCTACATATCCCAGTAAAGCCTGATGGAGATGTCGCGTTGTTTAACGCGTTGTTGGCTGCGCAGGATGTGGACTATGCTGAGGTGGCGGCCCGTTGCGAGCTACCCGAAGGCTTTGTCGAAAGTCGCACACGAGAACACGGAATTGAGTCCCAACTCTTTGCTGAGCTAGCGAGCATGGTCGCCTCTTCCGAGCGACTCATCACTGTGTTCAGCCAAGGCGCGAACCAATCGCGCAGCGGTACGGACAAAGGCAACGCAATCATCAACCTGCACCTTGCCACGGGGCAAATCAATCGCAGGGGCGCAGGGCCGTTCAGCATCACTGGGCAGCCCAATGCGATGGGCGGGCGAGAAGTGGGCGGGCTTGCCAATATGCTCGCCTGTCATCTTGGTTTTGGCGAGCAAGAACGTGCAAGCGTTGCGGAGTTTTGGAAGACAGATCGGCTTTGCTGCGGGCCGGGCCTCAAAGCCATCGACATGTTCGAGGCGATTCATAGCGATAAGATCAAGTTTCTGTGGGTGATGGCTACCAATCCAGCCGTTTCCCTGCCCAATGCGGGGCGTGTGCGAGAGGCTTTGGCCAAATGCCCCACTGTTGTCGTTTCGGACGTGATGGCTGACACGGATACAGGTCGATTTGCGCACATATTGCTGCCTGCGCTTGGATGGGGTGAGAAAGACGGCACCGTTACCAATTCGGAACGGATGGTAAGCCGCCAGCGGGCTTTGTTCGCTGCACCGGGTGAAGCCTGTGCCGATTGGCAAATTGTACGCGACGTGGCGCACGCGATGGGTCACGGTGCAGCGTTCGATTTCCCGACTAACGCTAGCGTTTTTCGCGAATATGCCGCGATGACGCAGCTATCGGTAGAATTCGGACAAAAGCTTAACATGACGGCGTGGTCCCATCGCTCGGATGCCCAATATGAAGCAATGGAACCGTTTCGTTGGGGTGGGGATTATCCATTGGCCAGCGGCGCCTCAACGCCATCAGGCAAACCGCGTCTGATTGCGGTTACCCCCCCTTTAATTAAGGCTTTCGAGAAAGAGCGTCCGTTCCGCCTCAACACCGCACGCTATCGCGATCAGTGGCACACGATGACGCGCACCGGCCATAGCCCCAAACTTGCCATTCATCGCCGCGAGCCGCTGGTAGAGATTCACTCCAAAGATGCTCAAGCGCTTGAGATTAACGATGGTGATCTTTGCCGTGTCTCAACCGAGCAGGGCGAGAGCATCTTTCGTGCCGCTGTGACAAAGAGCGTCCAGCCCGGAGCGTTATGCATTCCGATGCATTGGACCGACATCATGGCAGGCTCTGGCCGAACAGGACGGCTAGCCAGTCCTCAAACCGATCCTATATCGGGCCAACCCGGCTTCAAAGACGAGCCCGCAAATCTGAAACGCCTTCAGGTTGAGCGGCGAGGATTTCTGGTTTCGCGTGACCCATTGGACGCCTCGCTCGCCGATTACTGGGTGCAGAGCCGCGTGTCGGGCGGTTGGCTTTATGAGCTTGCTTGTTTTGCGCAGACTGATCTTGCTAAGCTTTTACCAGAAGGAGCGGTGAGCGAAGTCAGCTTCGCACGCGCAGGTATGCAGCGGGTGGCAGTGTACGACAATAAGGGCGCGCTGATGGCAGCGCTTTTCTCTACCCGGGCGGGCGATCTCCCCAAACGGGAATGGGTCGCAGCGCAGCTTGGTAAGCGCGTCGAAGATCCCGTTGCACTGCTCGCGGCGCGCCCACGCGGGGCGATAGTGGATCAAGGCCCGGTTGTTTGCGTATGCCATGAAGTCGGCCAGCACGAAATCGAGCGCGCAATTGTTGATGGTGCACAGAGTCTGCCTGCAATAGGGCAATGCACGCGTGCGGGGACCAATTGCGGCTCGTGTCGCCCGGAACTGGCGCGCATGATCGAGAGCCTCACAGAGAACCTCAAGGAAGCGGCAGAATGA
- the cobA gene encoding uroporphyrinogen-III C-methyltransferase: MTDFPSGSVWLIGAGPGDPELLTRKAERLLYAADIVFYDALVSQQILDMLPGHIELQPVGKRAGRHSVPQPMICDLIVKAALNGKRVARLKGGDPTIFGRANEETDACRAAGVAVQICAGVTTASAAAASLTASLTTRGLARRLTFVTAHTRNGALPDLNWQSLADPEATIAVYMGKGAAPHIARGLITAGLGPDTPVVVVQDVSLSSELHFPTKLNMLPLVARTALGNGPAIILIGEAMRCSERREKAMENVKETLGSSAN; encoded by the coding sequence ATGACAGACTTTCCGTCAGGCAGTGTATGGTTGATTGGTGCAGGCCCGGGCGATCCTGAGTTGCTCACACGCAAGGCAGAACGCTTGCTTTATGCGGCGGATATCGTCTTTTATGATGCGCTGGTGAGCCAACAGATTCTTGATATGCTTCCTGGGCATATTGAGCTGCAACCGGTCGGTAAACGAGCGGGCCGTCACTCTGTCCCGCAGCCAATGATCTGCGATTTGATCGTCAAAGCTGCACTCAACGGAAAACGCGTGGCCCGTTTGAAAGGCGGCGATCCGACTATCTTTGGCAGGGCGAATGAGGAGACTGATGCGTGCCGTGCGGCAGGGGTAGCCGTCCAAATTTGCGCGGGTGTGACGACTGCCAGCGCGGCGGCAGCCAGCCTCACAGCATCGCTGACAACGCGCGGCCTTGCTCGGCGTTTGACGTTTGTAACAGCCCACACTCGAAATGGCGCATTGCCGGATTTGAACTGGCAGTCGCTAGCCGATCCTGAGGCGACGATCGCGGTATATATGGGAAAGGGGGCTGCCCCTCACATTGCGCGCGGGCTTATCACAGCGGGCCTCGGACCAGACACACCGGTCGTAGTAGTGCAGGATGTCAGCCTGTCTTCAGAGCTGCACTTCCCCACAAAGTTGAACATGCTCCCGCTCGTAGCCCGCACTGCGCTTGGCAATGGACCGGCTATCATTTTGATCGGAGAAGCGATGCGGTGCTCAGAAAGGCGCGAAAAAGCTATGGAGAATGTGAAGGAAACGCTTGGCTCTAGCGCCAATTAA
- the mobA gene encoding molybdenum cofactor guanylyltransferase yields the protein MKALPSTPICVLAGGSSERFGSNKALADLGGKPLISHVLDRVSRQSSGPIAINTNDRSDFSSFGLPIVEDRYCKGQGPLTGILTALRWASEANYGCVATIAVDLPFLPENFIHALSSATIPSIAMSGERWHPVNGLWNCSLHDDLRRHLASGRHSSHSWAENCNAEVVDFSTDSGLVDPFWNINTREDLALAARHF from the coding sequence ATGAAAGCTTTACCAAGTACTCCGATATGCGTCCTCGCTGGTGGATCGTCAGAGCGGTTCGGATCGAACAAGGCGCTCGCTGACTTAGGTGGCAAACCTTTGATCAGTCATGTTCTTGATCGAGTTTCACGACAAAGCTCAGGCCCTATCGCCATTAACACCAACGATCGAAGTGACTTCTCCAGCTTCGGCCTACCTATTGTTGAAGACCGTTACTGCAAGGGACAGGGCCCACTCACGGGAATACTCACAGCTTTGCGTTGGGCGAGCGAGGCCAACTACGGATGCGTCGCAACAATCGCTGTGGATTTACCCTTCCTTCCTGAGAACTTCATCCATGCACTTTCATCAGCCACGATCCCTTCCATTGCGATGTCGGGCGAGCGCTGGCATCCGGTGAACGGGCTTTGGAATTGCTCTCTACATGACGATCTTAGGCGGCACTTAGCTTCAGGACGTCATTCCTCGCACAGTTGGGCTGAAAACTGCAACGCCGAAGTGGTTGATTTCTCGACTGACTCCGGTTTGGTTGATCCATTCTGGAATATCAATACTCGCGAGGATTTGGCATTGGCTGCACGGCATTTCTAA
- a CDS encoding DNA methyltransferase family protein: MPDHPWVKGSERAAVRIAMTVAVRGERPGKLAKVAHESELNSDTPNVQLESDEGKITANLRLGADVSKVVALISNEDVSSPGVKLHGSGFIVEPKTAANLGLGRIDSLDRHIVRYRNGRDIGQRPRGVMVIDLFGLSIDEVQSKFPAVYQHILETVKPERDQNNRESYRKNWWVFGEARSAFRPALKGLDRYIATIETAAQRFFQFLEHDTLPDNMLVNVAISRGAHLATLSSRAHWEWVKANASSMGAFVGPARWTKTRCFDPFPFPTLTDAQSARLDGLGERLDAFRKERLTEHDFLTMTDMYNVLERLRELEGGAEVEPLAQKEKDIHEAGLISVLKDIHDEIDREVFAAYGWEDLGERLVGRPGATTPTSHKSEDQEEAEEELLTRLVALNQERAAEEKRGLVRWLRPNFQIPRLGHKVSGSEQVEADLGEAVLIEERQWPADGLEQIRTVRDVLAEAEAPLPAEALATLFKGRTTAKRKARVTEVLQTLVATGAAREAESGFFLPS, from the coding sequence GTGCCCGATCACCCGTGGGTGAAGGGCAGCGAGCGCGCGGCCGTACGGATTGCCATGACTGTGGCTGTGCGCGGCGAGCGTCCCGGCAAGCTGGCCAAAGTGGCGCATGAGAGCGAGCTCAATAGCGATACACCTAATGTGCAGTTGGAGAGCGATGAGGGGAAGATTACTGCGAACCTGAGGCTTGGTGCCGATGTAAGCAAAGTGGTCGCTCTCATATCGAATGAGGATGTCTCTAGTCCGGGCGTGAAATTGCATGGCTCAGGTTTTATCGTTGAGCCAAAGACTGCGGCTAACCTTGGGTTGGGTAGAATCGACAGCCTTGATCGACATATCGTTCGTTATCGAAATGGCCGGGACATCGGGCAGCGGCCGAGAGGTGTCATGGTTATCGATTTATTCGGATTGTCGATCGACGAAGTCCAGAGCAAGTTCCCAGCCGTCTACCAACACATTCTGGAAACTGTGAAACCGGAGAGAGACCAAAACAATCGTGAGTCATACCGAAAAAATTGGTGGGTTTTTGGAGAAGCTCGGTCGGCATTCAGGCCGGCATTAAAGGGTTTGGATCGGTACATCGCGACAATTGAAACAGCGGCTCAAAGGTTCTTCCAGTTCCTCGAACACGATACTCTGCCGGATAATATGCTTGTTAATGTCGCGATTTCGCGAGGCGCCCATCTTGCCACGCTGTCTTCGCGGGCGCACTGGGAGTGGGTAAAGGCGAACGCCTCCTCAATGGGAGCATTCGTCGGCCCTGCTCGTTGGACGAAGACCCGCTGCTTCGATCCCTTCCCTTTCCCAACTCTTACTGACGCCCAATCCGCTAGGCTCGACGGTCTTGGCGAGCGCCTCGATGCCTTCCGTAAAGAACGCCTCACCGAGCACGACTTCCTCACCATGACGGACATGTACAATGTGCTCGAACGCCTGCGCGAGCTGGAGGGGGGCGCGGAGGTCGAGCCATTGGCGCAAAAGGAAAAGGACATCCATGAGGCCGGGTTGATATCCGTGCTCAAGGACATCCATGACGAAATCGACCGCGAAGTCTTTGCGGCCTATGGCTGGGAAGACCTGGGCGAGCGGCTGGTCGGGCGGCCCGGCGCGACCACACCTACCTCGCACAAGAGCGAGGACCAGGAGGAAGCCGAGGAGGAATTGCTCACCCGGCTTGTCGCACTCAATCAGGAACGCGCGGCGGAGGAAAAGCGCGGGCTTGTCCGCTGGCTGCGCCCCAATTTCCAGATTCCGCGCCTTGGCCACAAGGTTTCCGGCAGCGAGCAGGTGGAGGCCGACCTTGGCGAAGCCGTGCTGATCGAAGAACGTCAATGGCCTGCCGATGGCCTCGAACAAATCCGCACCGTGCGCGATGTGCTCGCCGAAGCCGAAGCGCCGCTGCCCGCCGAAGCGCTCGCAACCCTGTTCAAGGGCCGCACCACCGCCAAGCGTAAAGCGCGGGTCACCGAAGTGCTCCAAACGCTGGTGGCGACAGGGGCTGCGCGCGAAGCGGAAAGCGGATTTTTCTTGCCTAGCTAA